The genomic segment CCGGTCAGGCCGCAACCGGTCTGCACCTCGTCGAGCACGAGCAGCGCGTCGTGCTGGCGGCACAGTGACTGCATCGCCTGGAGGAACTCGGCGCGCAGGTGGTTGTCACCGCCCTCGCCCTGGATCGGCTCGGCGAGGAAGCAGGCGACGTCGTGGAGATGCGCGGCGAACGCGGCCTGGGCCTGCTCGAGCGCCCGCGCCTCGGCGGCCTCGACGTGATCCCGATGATCCTCCATGGGGAACCGCACCGCCGGCACGTCGACGCGGGGCCAGTCGAACTTCGGGAAGCGGTCGGTCTTGACCGGTTCGGTGTTCGTGACCGACAGGGTGTAGCCGCCGCGCCCGTGAAACGCTCGGGTGAGGTGGAGCACCTTCGAGCCGAGCGCAGGGGAACGCCCGGCCGCCTCGTTGTGGCGCGACTTCCAGTCGAACGCCGCCTTCAGGGCGTTCTCCACCGCCGGCCCGCCCCCTTCCACGAGGAACAGGTAGGGCAACGCCGGGTCGCCGAGGACTCGGGTGAAGGTCTCGACGAACTCCGCCATCGGCACGGAGTAGATTTCGGAGTTGGCCGGCTTGTTCAGCGCCGCGGCAGCCAGCTCGGCGCGAAAACCCGCGTCGTCGGCGAGCGCCCGATGGTTCGATCCGAGCGGCGACGACGCGTAGTGCGTGAACAGGTCGAGGTAGCGGTCGCCGTTGCGCGCGTCGACGAGCCAGGACCCGCGGCTGGCGGCGAGGTCGAGGACGAAGTCGTAGCCGTCGACGAGCAGGTGGCGGCGAAGCGTTGCGTGCACATCTGCGGCGCGGACCATGCTCGTCAGTGTCGCAGGCGCCACGCCGGGGGAGGGCGGGCGAAGCGTCGGACGTCCCGGCCCCGCGCGACGAAGCGTAGAATCGACCGACGATCCGTGTGTGGCGGGGAGTCCCCGTGGACGAGTTCGACCGCAGCCTCGTACAGCAGCTCCGCTCGGACGCACGGCTGTCCATGGCTGAGCTCGGACGGCGCATCGGCCTGTCACGCACCGCCACCCTCGCCCGGGTACGACGCCTGGAGGCCGACGGGGTCATCCATGGCTACCACGCCGACGTGCGCGACGCGCCGCCGGCCCGCGCGCACTGCGCGCGGGTCGGCATCGTCGTGCGGACCGCCGACCTCGCCGGCTACGTCCGGCGTCTCGCCGCCTTCCCCGAGCTGCAGGAGGCGGAGACGGTCGCAGGCGAGCTCGACCTGCTCGTGCGCTTCGCCGCTCCCGACGCCGCGCGCCTCGACGAGATCCTCGACCGGATCAACGCCTGGGCGGAGACCGTGCGCACGACCACCTACGTCGTGCTCACCCGGTACGTGGGCGGCCCGGCCGGCGAGCGGCGACACTGACGTGGTGGAAGATCAGCCCGCCAACCGCTGGCTCGCGAC from the Egibacteraceae bacterium genome contains:
- the lat gene encoding L-lysine 6-transaminase, with the translated sequence MVRAADVHATLRRHLLVDGYDFVLDLAASRGSWLVDARNGDRYLDLFTHYASSPLGSNHRALADDAGFRAELAAAALNKPANSEIYSVPMAEFVETFTRVLGDPALPYLFLVEGGGPAVENALKAAFDWKSRHNEAAGRSPALGSKVLHLTRAFHGRGGYTLSVTNTEPVKTDRFPKFDWPRVDVPAVRFPMEDHRDHVEAAEARALEQAQAAFAAHLHDVACFLAEPIQGEGGDNHLRAEFLQAMQSLCRQHDALLVLDEVQTGCGLTGSGWAYEQLGVEPDLVAFGKKLQVCGVMGGGRLDEVGDHVFKVSSRINSTWGGNLADMVRARRILEVVEEEGLVARAATLGKVFVDLLDGVAARHPGVDNVRGRGLMCAIDLPDGPTRDAVVRGLYRDERVLVLPGGARSVRFRPALTVTEEELAIACAALNRVLSAIAGV
- a CDS encoding Lrp/AsnC family transcriptional regulator produces the protein MDEFDRSLVQQLRSDARLSMAELGRRIGLSRTATLARVRRLEADGVIHGYHADVRDAPPARAHCARVGIVVRTADLAGYVRRLAAFPELQEAETVAGELDLLVRFAAPDAARLDEILDRINAWAETVRTTTYVVLTRYVGGPAGERRH